The DNA window AGTGTGTCGACCATTTTGCGGGATAATCTGCCGGCCTGAATCAGCCGTGCGGGAATCGCTTCGGCGTCGGCGTACCATTTTTTCAGCGCTTCGGCGTTCGGTTTGATAAATTCGATACCCTGTTTTCGAAGCACTTCCATGGCGTTGACGTTGTCTTTACGGTTCAGACGGTCCAGTTCCTTGAACACCCCGCCCATAACTTCTCGCAGGAGGCGCTGGTCATCCGCTGACAGCTTTTCAAATACATCGCGGTCCACCGCCAAGACACCGTAGATATACAGAAAGGGTTCGTCCATGAGGTATTTGATCTGGGTATGCCATTGCAGGGCAATGGCGCCGATAGGCGGGGTGGTTACCGTATTGATCAACCCGGTTTGCAGGCCGGCCCGCACGTCGGCGATCGACAGCGGCATCGGATTGATGTCGAATGCCTTGACCGCTTCAAGGGTGGTTTCATCGTTATCCGGCGCCCAGACCTTCTGCTGGCGCATCTCTGCGACCGTGCGGATCGGCACGGCGGACATCACATAGGCAAAGCCGCCCTCGGCGATGCCGAAGGTCACAAATCCGCCTTTTTCAAGCCCTGCAACAATGCGCTGATCCAGGTGTCGACGCACGTAATCGATTTCCTCGAAGGACCTGAACTTCAGCGGCAGGCCGTAAATCTGATTGTCCGGATAAAACCGCGCCAGGCTGTTGCTGACAACGGCGCCGCCATGAAGCTGGCCGACGCGGATTTTTCGCAACACCGCATTGTCGTCGCCCATAACGCCGCCGGGATAGAATTTAATCTTGACGCGGTTGCTGGTTTTGCGGGCCACCTCTTCGGCGCCCTCCCGCATTTTCTGCATCCAGACAGACCCTTCCGGCGACAAGGTTGCAATCTTGAGGGTTAAACCCAAAGCCTGGCCGGGAAGCATCACCAACGCAACGGCCGCAGCCAATCCTATGATCGTAGACACTCGCATCAATCTCTCCTGTTTGAATTTTTATTACTTAACCACAGATTCACGCAGATGAACACAGATCTTTTCTTGGCCAACATGGCCGAAAAAAAGCCTAAGCTCTTAAAAGCATTAATATCTTTACCTAATATATTTCACGAGGCGAGATTGCCCCTTTAATTGTTTTCGGCTTTGTTCATGAAATATTAGAAATAGTCGTCGGCACTCTCAAGAAGTTCCCGGGCGTGCTGCTGTGCAAGGGTATTGGACAGGGCATACCCCGGAACATCGGGATCGGCCGCCAGAACCGCGTTCAGCAGCCGGTCATGCAGCGCCCGGTCAAACGTCAAGCGGGCATAATACCGGGCATACATCACTTTAACCATTAAATTCCTGTTGCCGGAAATTTCAAGAGCACGCTCAAAGTGCCCGCGACCGGTTTCCGGTTTTCCGCCCAGAGCCGTTGGAATCAAAGCAGAGAGTACCCCCAGATACAAATGGGCGGTGCCGTCCTGATAAGATTCATTTAGTTCGACCACCCGCTTCATAATGGTTTCGACCCGGGCAATTTCAGCCACTGCGTTCCAGTCCTGGCGGCGAACCTGAATCCAGGCGGCCCAGGCCGATCCCAGCGCAAACAAAGACGGTACATCCTTCGACGTCAGCATGGAAACAACGTTTTCAAACTCCTGAAAACTTATCTGCCGCAGCGAGCAGGCCTCTTTGCGCCCGGCACAAACAGCCCTTAAGGCGTAACCGAGTGCTTTATCGGTGAGTTTTTGGGCCCTGGCGGCATCCTTGACGAACACGTCGGTATAGGCGGTATAGATGGATGCGGCCGCCCGCAGCAGGGGCTCGCTTTCCGGATCACGGTAAAGCAGGCTGTCGACCATCAACAGGTAAGCCGGCCCGCCGGCTTCAACCGTTGCCAGGTCATTGTTGTTCAGGATGGCCTGAGTCAGATTTTCGGTCATATCGCGGGTGGCCGACGAGATCAGGACACTGCATCCGGACAAAAGCAGCGCACACAGCAGGACCGCCAGCACGCCGGCAAAAGCGCAAAGCCGCCGGGGTCCGTTATTTGTGATATTTATAACCATTTGACTATTTAACCAATAAACCAATTAACGATATCTGTAATCTGATTTTGGATAATCTTTCTACCATAAAAAGTCAATAAGCACCCCTTAAAGTTGCTTCAGCAATCGGGAATTTTTATTCGCCTTCGCCTGAATACCCTACCCAAGGGTTCATAATAGATACGTCGCTTCATCATATGCTCGTAAGCGAATACAAGCGCGCGGCTTGTGGCCGGTTTCAATTCTACCGGACGTCTGGATTTCATTTCGGCTTCATCGATAAGTTCAGCAGGCGGAGAATTACGGTAAATAAAATCATCGGAGTTTACGACCTTTCGATTAATCAGTCCCAGGACGCAACAAAAGCTATTGTGAGAAACTTAGTTTACCCATATGTCAGACTTATCACAGGTTTTCTGCCTGGCCAATATCTTGAGGGTCCCTCTCAATATTCCCCATAACACCCCTTTCATGGTTTAGAAACTACCATGATTTGATGACTATGAGTTATGGAACAGGAATATATCTAAACCATTTCTTGACTTTAGTTTAAAAAAATGGTTGTTTAATGACTATGCGTAATGAAACAAAATCAAAAATAAACCGCCTTATCAGTCAGTGGCCGAGAGGGACGCCCGCTACCGCATTCTACTTGAACACAGAGGGCTTCAGCCATGATCTCCTTACGAAATACAAAAAGAGCGGCTGGGTTCAGTCCTTCGGAAGAGGTGCCTATATCCTCTACGGAGACAAAGTGGAATGGCCCGGAGCCCTTTATGCCCTTCAAACCCAACTGGGCCTGAACGTACACCCCGGGGGAAAGACTGCCCTTGAGCTAAAAGGATATGCCCATTACCTGACCACTGGTAAAAGAAAGGTATTTCTGTACGGAAAACAAGGTCAGGTTCTGCCGAACTGGTTCAAAGGGGAGCGTTTAGGGGTAGATATCGTCATGACCCGGACCAATCTTTTCCCGGAGGACAGTCAGGAGGGTCTATCCGAATTCAAGGAAAGGGACTTTTCCATAAAGATATCTTCCCCCGAAAGGGCAGCCATGGAGATGCTTCACCTGGTGCCGGGAAAGGTCGGTTTTGACGAAGCATTTCTGATCATGGAAAACCTTGCTACCCTCCGATCGGAAATAGTCCAGAGACTGTTGGTCATGTGCCGGTCCATCAAGGTCAGGAGGCTTTTCATGTTTATGGCGGAAAAGCATGACCATCCATGGGTATCCGACTTGGACGTTGCACGGCTTGATCTGGGCAAAGGAAAGCGAATGATCGTCCCAAAGGGGAGGTTTGATAAAAAATACCAGATCACCGTCCCCAGAGACTATTACGAAGAGGGGGAGGGATGAAAGACACGGTCTTCTTCAAACAGGCGGAATTGCTTTTAAGAATTCTGCCGTTGATATACAAAGAAGAAGTGTTTGCCTTGAAAGGAGGTACTGCAATCAACTTTTTCGTACGGGACCTCCCTCGCCTATCCGTGGACATCGATCTGACGTACCTTCCTGTAAATGACAGGGATTTTGCCCTGAATGAAATCCGTAGCATTTTGTTACTGATATCCGAGGGAATCAAGAAGAGGATACCGGGTACAGGAGTCATCCCGAAGAGAATTCATGGGACCGAGATCGTAAGAGGCCTGATTGTCGACCGCGAGGGTGTAACAGTTAAGATAGAGCCAAACCTGGTTCTCAGGGGGTCTGTGTACCCGTCCGAAATAAAAACGCTATCGAAAAAGGCTCAAGATCTCTTCGAGTTGTCTCTTCAAAGCCGTACCCTTTCACCATATGATTTGTATGCCAGCAAGATCTGTGCCGCCCTTGATCGCCAGCACCCGAGGGATCTTTTCGATGTTCATTTGCTTCTAAAAAGCCAAGGTCTTAAGCCCGAAACAAGGAAGGCTTTCGTTATTTATCTTGTCAGCCATCCAAGGCCCATGGTTGAGATCCTAAGTCCTCAGCAGAAAGACATAAGAGATATCTTTGAAAAGGAATTCAAGGGTATGATAGCCGAAAGCATCACATTTGAGGCACTGGAAACGACAAGAAATGAACTGGTTGCGATACTTCGAGAAGAGTTGACACCTGATGAAAGGAGCTTCATTGTATCAATAAAGCAGGGCCAACCCCTTTGGGACCTTCTCGAACTTGAAGGGATTAAGGACTTGCCGGCCGTCAAATGGAAGCTCTTGAATATCTCAAAAATGGACCCCGCAAAACATCGAAAGGCCGTTCACAAACTTAGAGATTATCTGGGTGTTTGACTGATATCATCGTTTACAATTCCCGCATTGAAAAAGGAACTGCACCAACAGCATTGTAAAGGATGGTCATGTGTCCGTCCATAGGGTTTTTTTCCGTCAAAATGCGCCCTTCATATCGATTGGCCATCCGCTCCATCTCCACTCTGATTTCCTGCCTCAAAGACTCCGGCTCAAGGACCAGCGAGTGGCATCCACAGCTCATGATCCAGAACTTGATCTCGTCTGTTCCAGCCGCCTTCGCCGCGCTTCGGCGGGACACGTATCACAACAATTTTGAGGCTCTGATATTTACCAAACCACAGCAGGTATCTGCAATCAGTGCCAAGCTCGGATCTGTCAGACATATCACAGGTTTTGCATACGGATGATATTTTCATCTTTTGGATGGCTATCTGAATATTCATCAGGGTGAAAACGCTGTTCGCCTCACCCTGACTCCTTCTATCTATCCGTACAGATCATCGATCCATTTCATGGCCAGCTCTATCAGGTATACAGCCTCTTTATGTTTTATGTGTGATTTGGTATTATTCACAGGGATTCGAGGTATCTTTTTTTTTGCAAATACCAGATCCAATCTGAAATGAATGAAAAGGACCATCTATCTTATCATCTCACTATCATTTACCTTATGCGTAGCCATGGCGTTTACACCACCTAATCAAGGAGAAACCCTGCAAGCTATAGGGAATATAAAAGATCTTCCAATCACTTTACAGAGGGCATTGAACCCGAGCAATGACTTTGAAACCGTGTCTGTTCCGAACAGTGGCGATTGGCTGGCCGAACATTTTGAGCCCGGCCAAAGTTTTGACAATTTTATAAGCATCACGCCGGCCAAACCGGACAGGCATCGAAATAAAATCTACCTCCAACCTTTGGGCGACTTTATTGATGGTCAAAGCCCTTCCCTTGAAAAGCTGAAAGCATACACAGCCTCTTATTTTATGATGGATACGAATATCCTCCCGGTATTGCCTATCATGGGATCTAAGCTAACTATCCGCAGAAATCCCTATACCCGAAATCGGCAGATATTAACCCACGATGTATTGATATTGCTCAAGAAAAGACGGCCCCTTGATGCATTTTGTGTCTTGGCAATTACCATGGAAGACCTGTACCCGGATCCTTCCTGGAATTTTGTTTTCGGGCAGGCTTCCCCTCAAGACCGTGTTGGAGTTTTTAGTTTTGCACGTTATGACCCGGTGTTCTATGGTGAAAAAAGAAGAAAAAATTTTCAAGGGGTTTTGCTTCGGAGAAGCTGCAAAGTCCTGGCGCATGAAACAGGTCATATGTTTTCACTGGCGCATTGCATATACTTTCAATGCCTGATGAACGGCTCCAACCATTTGCAGGAGAGTGATGCGCGGCCATTCTCCCTTTGCCCTGTTTGTCTGCGCAAGCTTCAGTTCAGTATCGGATTCGATGTGGTTGATCGTTATCAGAAACTCCTTGATTTTTATAAAAGGGTGGGTTTTGAGAATGAAGCCGGATGGGTATCAAAACGTTTGAAATGGATCTTGAACTAAAATGGCTGTTACTTACTTTGCTTCCCGTTTCCTATAAAGTGCCCGCTCATTAGGGGGAGATGGCTTAAAAATAACCCGTTATAGGGTGGCCGCAATAACCGCAGCAGATTCCGTCTAAATGGTACTGAATGATCCGATAATTCACCCGTTCTATGAGCAGCTTACCGCATGCCGGGCAGTGAGTGTTCTCGGCAGGATGGCCCGGAACATTACCCAGATAGACATATTCCAGGCCGGCCTCGAGGCCGATCGCTCTGGCCTGTTCCAATTTGGCCACTGGAGTGGGGGTAAGATGAGCTAGCCTGAAGTGGGGTACAAACCGGGTCACATGCCAGGGTGTCTCTGAACCCAGGCAATCACAGATCCATTTTGCCATCTCTTTTAACTCTAACTTTTGATCGTTAATTCCCGGTATGAGATTGGTGATAATCTCCACATGCATGCCCCAGAAATGCTTGGCGCGCTCCAAAATTTTCAGGATCCCGTCGAATCCATTAATATTTGCGATACGTTTGTAGGTTTTGTCCGAAAACCCTTTCAGGTCAGCACAAAAGGCATCCAAATAGGGACCAATGAGGTCAAGCGCCTCCACCGTTATGTATGCGTTGGTCACATAGTTTGTGAGAAACCCAGCCTCATGCGCCATCCTTGCAGAATCCAATGTATACTCGAACCACAGGGTCGGCTCGTTGTATGTCCAGGAAATTCCTTTACAATGGCCGTCACGTGCAAGCTGGACGGATTCCTCTGGAGTGACGAACCGCAGAGAAGGCAGCTCTTTTTTCACGTTAGCATGGGCAATCTCCCAGTTCTGGCATCCGGGACAGAGGAAGTTGCAGCCTAGGCTTCCCATCGAAAGCCACTGACTCCCTGGATAAAAATGAAAAAGCGGCTTGATTTCAATGGGTGATATTCTCAAGGAGGACACCCGGCCGTATATGAGGGAGAAAAGCTTGCCGTCCAGGTTCTTCCGCGTCCTGCAGTAACCGCTCTTGCCAGAGGCAATTTTGCACCGCCGTTGGCACAAGTCACACTGAACGGCATGATTGTCCAAAGGTTTGTAAAGAAAAGCTGGGTGCATCATTCCCTAAAAAGGATCAATGTTAGGGGTTACTGTTTTTGTGCCCTGGGAAAACAAAATATTTGAGAACAAAATTGTATGAAAGGCCTGCCTTTATCAATCGTTCCTTCACCGTTCCGTAAAGCACGAGCTCTTCCACCTCGAATTCTTCGAATTCTTCATGGATCTCTCTGAGCCTCCTCCTGAAAGCTTTGATGTTTTCAGGACTCGAGAAACTGACCATAACCGCTGGATGCGTGGTCACATTGAAGCGGGCCAGATTTTCCAGGGCCCCCAATTGTAGTCCGAAGCCTGATGAATCTGCTCCGGTCAACCGGGAAAATTCTGCCTCTCCGGTCCCCTTCACGCTCACCCGAACGTAGAGGTTCCCAAACCTGGATAGATCCCGGGCATAGGTTGAGTCATGCCCAATCAGGATACCATTGGTCTCAAGAATGAAGCGGATATCTCCCGGAATCTGCTCAAGGACATGGAGAAGATGATCCCTCGCTAGGGTCGGCTCGTTCCCGCTGATCCTGACCT is part of the Candidatus Desulfatibia profunda genome and encodes:
- the amrS gene encoding AmmeMemoRadiSam system radical SAM enzyme, whose amino-acid sequence is MMHPAFLYKPLDNHAVQCDLCQRRCKIASGKSGYCRTRKNLDGKLFSLIYGRVSSLRISPIEIKPLFHFYPGSQWLSMGSLGCNFLCPGCQNWEIAHANVKKELPSLRFVTPEESVQLARDGHCKGISWTYNEPTLWFEYTLDSARMAHEAGFLTNYVTNAYITVEALDLIGPYLDAFCADLKGFSDKTYKRIANINGFDGILKILERAKHFWGMHVEIITNLIPGINDQKLELKEMAKWICDCLGSETPWHVTRFVPHFRLAHLTPTPVAKLEQARAIGLEAGLEYVYLGNVPGHPAENTHCPACGKLLIERVNYRIIQYHLDGICCGYCGHPITGYF
- a CDS encoding radical SAM protein, which gives rise to MLNADSGHIGNGIKKFYDPIERAEETAQIVCRGNQRKYYRFRPARFYGGIGTADCLGCCLRCLFCWSWDKVVRPGRYGKFYSPQQVAGKLTTIAYKKRFRQVRISGNEPTLARDHLLHVLEQIPGDIRFILETNGILIGHDSTYARDLSRFGNLYVRVSVKGTGEAEFSRLTGADSSGFGLQLGALENLARFNVTTHPAVMVSFSSPENIKAFRRRLREIHEEFEEFEVEELVLYGTVKERLIKAGLSYNFVLKYFVFPGHKNSNP
- the dctP gene encoding TRAP transporter substrate-binding protein DctP, whose protein sequence is MRVSTIIGLAAAVALVMLPGQALGLTLKIATLSPEGSVWMQKMREGAEEVARKTSNRVKIKFYPGGVMGDDNAVLRKIRVGQLHGGAVVSNSLARFYPDNQIYGLPLKFRSFEEIDYVRRHLDQRIVAGLEKGGFVTFGIAEGGFAYVMSAVPIRTVAEMRQQKVWAPDNDETTLEAVKAFDINPMPLSIADVRAGLQTGLINTVTTPPIGAIALQWHTQIKYLMDEPFLYIYGVLAVDRDVFEKLSADDQRLLREVMGGVFKELDRLNRKDNVNAMEVLRKQGIEFIKPNAEALKKWYADAEAIPARLIQAGRLSRKMVDTLESLLKDYRSKHPGANE
- a CDS encoding type IV toxin-antitoxin system AbiEi family antitoxin codes for the protein MRNETKSKINRLISQWPRGTPATAFYLNTEGFSHDLLTKYKKSGWVQSFGRGAYILYGDKVEWPGALYALQTQLGLNVHPGGKTALELKGYAHYLTTGKRKVFLYGKQGQVLPNWFKGERLGVDIVMTRTNLFPEDSQEGLSEFKERDFSIKISSPERAAMEMLHLVPGKVGFDEAFLIMENLATLRSEIVQRLLVMCRSIKVRRLFMFMAEKHDHPWVSDLDVARLDLGKGKRMIVPKGRFDKKYQITVPRDYYEEGEG
- a CDS encoding nucleotidyl transferase AbiEii/AbiGii toxin family protein, producing MKDTVFFKQAELLLRILPLIYKEEVFALKGGTAINFFVRDLPRLSVDIDLTYLPVNDRDFALNEIRSILLLISEGIKKRIPGTGVIPKRIHGTEIVRGLIVDREGVTVKIEPNLVLRGSVYPSEIKTLSKKAQDLFELSLQSRTLSPYDLYASKICAALDRQHPRDLFDVHLLLKSQGLKPETRKAFVIYLVSHPRPMVEILSPQQKDIRDIFEKEFKGMIAESITFEALETTRNELVAILREELTPDERSFIVSIKQGQPLWDLLELEGIKDLPAVKWKLLNISKMDPAKHRKAVHKLRDYLGV